Proteins encoded together in one Anaerosporomusa subterranea window:
- the nadE gene encoding NAD(+) synthase: MMKIALGQMEIVPGRPDLNCETMLCMIAQAKAQQVDIIIFPEMAIPGYMLGDTWEQNAYLRDCEYWGNKIINASDTICIIFGNVAVDWTKRGDDGRVRKYNACFTAYQGRLWGEDNYPYPFRIKTLLPNYREFDDTRHFYCTRKLAIELGVPIKDLLQPVRVEISDKTLILGCIVCEDGWSDDYSVNPVQLIAEKGQLNLLINISCSPFTLGKNNKRHRVFSHQAQQIAAPLLYVNNVGLQNNGKTVYSFDGCSTVYNSQGEIFTQSAAFTAELAVVNLDDKNNGPIAMLDDSGIDSIYKALRFGIAGFLQAIGMEKVVIGLSGGIDSAVSAALFSTILPPDKLLLVNLPSRYNSQTTKSLAQDLATRLGSWYGTVPIQQSVDLTTSQVSDIAVTNKNGDKLALALSPFMLENVQARDRSSRVLASLAAAFGGGFTCNANKSESTVGYATLYGDQSGFLAPLADLWKHQVYGLGRYLNETVFNQEIIPEGIFRIVPSAELSPNQAVDEGKGDPIIYPYHDYLFRAFMEHWNRATPEDILNWYLNGTLEKNIGCEPGLMARIFPEPKDFINDLERWWRLYTGMAVAKRIQAPPVLAVSRRAYGFDHREAQNQPYFTFVYLEMKKKLLHQ, encoded by the coding sequence ATGATGAAAATTGCCCTTGGACAAATGGAAATCGTACCTGGCCGTCCAGACCTAAATTGCGAGACAATGCTCTGCATGATCGCTCAAGCTAAAGCACAACAAGTAGATATTATCATCTTTCCGGAAATGGCTATACCCGGCTATATGCTTGGCGACACCTGGGAGCAAAACGCGTATCTGCGTGATTGCGAATACTGGGGCAATAAAATCATCAACGCATCTGATACCATTTGTATTATATTCGGCAATGTGGCAGTTGATTGGACTAAACGTGGCGATGACGGCCGCGTTCGCAAGTATAATGCCTGCTTTACTGCCTATCAAGGCAGACTCTGGGGCGAAGATAACTATCCCTACCCATTCCGAATAAAAACTCTATTGCCGAATTATCGCGAGTTTGATGATACACGCCATTTTTACTGTACTCGCAAATTGGCAATCGAACTAGGCGTTCCCATCAAAGACCTGCTTCAGCCGGTGCGAGTAGAGATCAGCGATAAGACCTTGATATTAGGTTGCATAGTATGTGAGGACGGTTGGTCTGACGACTACTCAGTCAATCCCGTACAGCTAATTGCTGAAAAAGGGCAGTTGAATCTGTTAATCAATATCTCCTGTTCGCCATTCACTTTAGGAAAAAACAATAAGCGGCACCGGGTGTTCTCCCATCAAGCCCAGCAAATCGCCGCTCCACTACTGTATGTAAACAATGTCGGCCTACAAAACAACGGTAAAACAGTCTATAGCTTTGATGGCTGCAGCACCGTATATAATTCTCAAGGCGAGATTTTTACCCAATCAGCCGCATTTACCGCCGAGCTTGCGGTGGTAAATCTGGATGATAAAAACAATGGCCCGATCGCTATGCTCGATGATAGCGGAATTGATAGCATATACAAAGCCTTACGCTTTGGTATTGCTGGCTTTTTACAAGCCATTGGCATGGAAAAAGTCGTTATCGGATTATCAGGTGGAATCGATTCAGCGGTTAGTGCAGCATTGTTTTCCACGATATTGCCACCCGATAAATTACTGCTAGTCAATCTGCCGAGCCGCTATAATTCCCAAACAACCAAGTCCTTGGCCCAAGACTTAGCCACTCGACTAGGATCGTGGTATGGAACGGTTCCCATCCAGCAATCAGTTGATCTTACCACCAGCCAAGTATCTGACATTGCTGTGACAAACAAAAACGGTGACAAGCTGGCATTAGCCTTATCTCCCTTCATGCTCGAGAATGTGCAAGCCAGAGATCGCTCATCACGGGTATTGGCCAGTCTAGCGGCAGCATTTGGCGGCGGCTTCACTTGCAACGCCAATAAAAGCGAATCGACTGTCGGCTATGCTACGCTTTATGGCGACCAGTCCGGCTTCTTGGCCCCATTAGCTGATTTGTGGAAGCATCAGGTATATGGTTTAGGTCGCTATCTGAATGAAACTGTTTTTAACCAAGAGATTATCCCTGAAGGCATCTTCCGGATAGTGCCTAGCGCAGAACTCTCTCCCAACCAAGCCGTCGATGAGGGCAAAGGTGATCCGATTATTTATCCTTATCATGATTATCTATTTCGCGCCTTCATGGAGCACTGGAACCGCGCAACACCTGAAGATATTCTCAACTGGTACCTAAACGGAACGCTCGAGAAAAACATCGGCTGTGAGCCCGGTCTTATGGCCCGTATATTCCCTGAGCCAAAGGACTTCATCAACGACTTAGAACGCTGGTGGCGCTTGTACACAGGCATGGCAGTAGCAAAGCGCATCCAAGCGCCTCCTGTATTAGCGGTCAGCCGACGTGCTTACGGCTTCGACCATCGCGAAGCACAAAATCAACCCTATTTCACCTTCGTTTATTTGGAAATGAAGAAAAAACTACTCCACCAATAA
- a CDS encoding radical SAM protein produces MYCDIAEGMVFRPPSEANSFILRVTIGCAHNRCTFCGMYRDVAFRMRSYPEIKRQIDYAAQAVPQLRRVFLADGNALCLKNDLLLKIMADLKQSFPKLSRITCYGGPNDILRKSPAELSALKEAGLQIIYLGIESGDDAVLTSICKGADAAGMVEAGRRVLGAGIKLSAMVILGLGGKERSSQHAINSAAVVNAINPTMLSALTLMLHEGTPLRDAADRGEFQPLSPYEFVLEIKEFVSRLDLAHPCIFRANHASNLLPLAGTLPADKQALLAQINYGLEVLKGKTTPTYNDRGTF; encoded by the coding sequence ATGTATTGTGACATTGCCGAAGGCATGGTTTTCCGTCCGCCCAGCGAGGCAAACAGCTTTATCCTGCGCGTAACCATCGGCTGCGCCCATAACCGCTGTACCTTTTGCGGCATGTATCGCGATGTCGCCTTTCGGATGCGGAGTTATCCAGAAATAAAACGTCAAATTGATTATGCGGCTCAGGCTGTGCCTCAACTTCGTCGCGTATTTTTGGCAGATGGCAATGCCCTGTGTCTAAAAAACGACCTACTGTTGAAAATTATGGCTGATTTAAAGCAGTCATTTCCTAAACTCAGCCGTATCACCTGTTATGGCGGACCAAACGATATTCTGCGCAAAAGCCCAGCAGAACTGTCAGCCTTAAAAGAGGCCGGACTGCAGATAATCTACCTGGGTATAGAAAGTGGCGATGATGCAGTGCTTACCTCCATTTGCAAAGGTGCAGATGCCGCAGGCATGGTGGAGGCTGGCAGAAGAGTCCTCGGCGCGGGTATCAAGCTATCGGCAATGGTCATTCTCGGTCTGGGTGGTAAAGAACGTTCTAGCCAGCATGCTATCAATAGCGCCGCCGTCGTTAACGCGATTAATCCGACCATGCTCAGCGCACTCACTCTGATGCTACATGAGGGAACACCATTGAGAGATGCCGCAGATCGAGGAGAATTTCAGCCCTTGTCTCCCTACGAATTTGTTCTGGAGATCAAAGAGTTTGTCAGCCGATTAGATCTAGCCCATCCTTGCATTTTCCGTGCTAACCACGCATCCAACCTGTTGCCGCTTGCTGGAACATTGCCTGCGGATAAACAGGCGCTTTTAGCGCAGATTAATTATGGCCTAGAAGTATTGAAGGGTAAGACAACACCGACCTATAATGATCGCGGAACATTTTAA
- a CDS encoding zinc-ribbon domain-containing protein: MMRCVHCGFTLTDEATSCPNCGKPVSPVSVLSPQERESFDGVTIDQDGGERSDRNDSQQQQRVYFRHVHMGGNNKLSGLITLLIIGLVIAIFLFFAVPMIVFLMVGAVVMWILNRLFF; this comes from the coding sequence ATGATGCGGTGTGTCCATTGCGGTTTTACCCTGACAGATGAAGCTACTAGTTGTCCAAATTGTGGTAAACCTGTGTCGCCAGTTTCGGTTTTGTCTCCACAAGAACGTGAATCGTTTGACGGAGTCACGATTGACCAGGATGGGGGCGAACGGTCAGATAGAAATGATAGCCAACAGCAGCAACGTGTTTATTTCCGTCATGTTCATATGGGCGGTAATAATAAACTATCAGGTCTAATTACACTGCTGATTATCGGTCTAGTGATAGCGATCTTCCTGTTCTTCGCAGTACCGATGATTGTATTTTTGATGGTTGGTGCTGTTGTCATGTGGATTCTCAACCGACTGTTCTTCTGA
- a CDS encoding MFS transporter yields the protein MIWQRNLWVLCIGVALSGSSYTMVIPFLPLYLLELGVNQNNVTVWSGIIFSSTFLVAAVLAPYWGRKADQMGKKRMLIRAGFCLAVVYFLGSLARTPYELLGMRILQGVANGFVPASFAIVSSSVPEHKMGTSLGFMQTGLLCGGILGPLLGGTLSHLYGMRQSFVIAALIIFLATVAAWLLVEEPKSSATAKTGSIREDIKAALSNRALVKLLFLLLLVQMTTMVLQPLITLYIAELQGKLDGAELLSGFIFGLTGVAGALAAPFWGKIGQKRGFYIILITTLAGAGVINSLQFFVGNIVQFSLVQFVFGLFIAGVIPAINAMVVANTDSDFRGRAFGLTTSANQLGSMLGPIFGGIISSLSGIKAVFVFTGIVLVGSAVAVWRSKETKSESC from the coding sequence ATGATTTGGCAACGAAATTTATGGGTATTGTGCATCGGCGTAGCTTTATCAGGATCCAGCTACACGATGGTCATTCCCTTTTTACCATTATATTTGCTTGAATTAGGAGTAAATCAAAATAATGTCACGGTTTGGTCAGGTATTATCTTTTCGTCGACATTTTTGGTTGCAGCTGTGCTTGCACCTTATTGGGGCAGAAAGGCAGACCAGATGGGCAAAAAGCGTATGCTTATTCGTGCCGGATTTTGCCTTGCAGTGGTTTATTTTTTAGGCTCATTGGCTAGAACTCCGTATGAACTGTTAGGTATGCGCATATTACAGGGCGTAGCCAATGGCTTTGTGCCTGCCTCTTTCGCTATTGTGTCATCCAGTGTTCCTGAACACAAAATGGGCACTAGTCTAGGATTTATGCAGACTGGTTTATTGTGTGGCGGTATTTTGGGTCCGCTTCTAGGAGGGACACTTTCTCATCTGTATGGAATGCGCCAATCTTTTGTGATTGCGGCGCTTATTATATTTCTAGCAACAGTAGCGGCATGGCTGCTGGTTGAAGAACCAAAATCCAGTGCAACAGCTAAGACAGGCAGCATCAGGGAAGATATTAAAGCTGCGCTGTCTAATCGTGCCCTTGTTAAATTACTTTTCCTGTTGCTGCTGGTTCAGATGACGACCATGGTATTGCAACCCTTAATTACTTTGTATATTGCTGAGTTACAGGGAAAGTTGGACGGTGCAGAATTACTGTCCGGTTTTATTTTCGGTTTAACCGGCGTTGCTGGAGCGCTAGCGGCGCCATTTTGGGGGAAAATCGGCCAAAAGCGAGGCTTTTACATTATTCTTATTACCACGCTTGCTGGTGCTGGTGTGATTAATTCACTACAGTTCTTTGTTGGCAATATAGTTCAATTTAGCCTTGTTCAATTTGTCTTTGGCTTATTTATCGCTGGTGTCATACCGGCTATTAATGCGATGGTAGTGGCTAATACCGACAGTGATTTTCGCGGACGAGCTTTTGGACTGACAACAAGTGCCAATCAACTCGGATCAATGCTTGGTCCGATTTTTGGCGGTATTATTAGCTCGCTTTCAGGGATCAAAGCCGTATTTGTCTTTACCGGTATCGTATTAGTTGGATCTGCCGTAGCTGTTTGGCGCAGTAAGGAAACAAAGAGTGAATCATGCTAG
- the recA gene encoding recombinase RecA, with translation MTKQQALETALRQIEKDFGKGSIMKLGEAAAKMQVDVIPTGALSLDVALGIGGLPRGRVVEIYGPESSGKTTVALHVVAQAQNAGGMAAFIDAEHALDPLYAKKLGVDIDNLLISQPDNGEQALEIVEALVSSNALDIVVIDSVAALVPKAEIDGEMGDSHVGLQARLMSQALRKLTGVISKSRTLVIFINQLREKVGVTYGSPEVTTGGRALKFYASVRIDVRRVETIKQGLESIGSRTRAKVVKNKIAPPFKVAEFDIMYGQGISREGILVDLGTSFDIMVKSGSWYSYNGERLGQGKENVKQTLKDHPELAADIETKIRESLLTGTVKIPTEMESASINEQMGE, from the coding sequence ATGACGAAGCAACAGGCCCTTGAAACGGCTTTGAGACAGATTGAGAAGGATTTTGGCAAAGGCTCTATTATGAAATTGGGAGAGGCCGCTGCCAAAATGCAGGTTGATGTAATTCCAACAGGAGCGTTATCCTTGGATGTCGCATTAGGTATTGGTGGACTTCCTCGCGGTAGAGTTGTTGAGATCTATGGCCCAGAATCATCTGGTAAAACAACAGTAGCGTTGCATGTCGTTGCTCAAGCCCAGAATGCAGGGGGAATGGCTGCATTTATTGACGCAGAACATGCTCTTGACCCGTTATATGCAAAAAAGTTAGGCGTAGATATTGATAATTTGCTGATTTCTCAACCAGACAATGGCGAACAAGCTCTCGAAATTGTTGAGGCATTAGTAAGTAGCAATGCCCTTGATATTGTTGTTATTGATTCGGTTGCCGCTCTTGTCCCTAAAGCGGAGATTGATGGAGAAATGGGCGATTCTCATGTTGGCTTACAAGCGCGCTTGATGTCACAAGCATTGCGTAAATTGACCGGTGTGATCAGTAAATCAAGAACCCTTGTCATCTTTATCAATCAATTGCGGGAAAAGGTTGGTGTGACATACGGTAGCCCGGAAGTAACGACTGGCGGCCGTGCGTTGAAGTTTTATGCATCTGTTCGTATTGATGTTCGCCGGGTGGAAACAATCAAACAAGGACTTGAATCTATCGGCAGCCGTACACGTGCCAAAGTGGTTAAGAATAAAATTGCCCCTCCCTTTAAGGTGGCGGAGTTTGATATCATGTACGGCCAGGGAATTTCTCGTGAAGGTATCCTGGTTGACCTGGGTACCAGTTTTGATATTATGGTGAAAAGCGGTTCGTGGTATTCCTATAACGGTGAGCGTTTGGGTCAAGGGAAGGAAAACGTCAAACAGACCTTGAAGGATCATCCGGAATTGGCGGCTGACATTGAAACCAAGATTCGTGAAAGTTTATTAACGGGAACCGTGAAAATACCAACGGAAATGGAAAGCGCTTCTATTAACGAACAAATGGGCGAGTAG
- the rpoZ gene encoding DNA-directed RNA polymerase subunit omega, with protein MIYPPLDVLMEKVDCKYTLAVLSAKRAREIMSGDQPLTESRSNKPVTIALEEIAQDKIGYQRTKTGIK; from the coding sequence ATGATTTATCCACCCTTAGATGTACTAATGGAAAAAGTTGATTGCAAATACACACTGGCGGTACTTTCTGCGAAACGGGCTCGTGAAATTATGAGCGGAGATCAACCGTTAACCGAAAGCCGGTCGAATAAACCGGTAACGATTGCCTTAGAAGAAATAGCTCAGGACAAGATTGGTTATCAACGGACCAAAACCGGCATAAAATAA
- a CDS encoding tripartite tricarboxylate transporter permease, protein MENLLYGFSVALTPENLLFGLLGAFLGTLVGVLPGIGPVGSMALLLGLTYNLPPVTAIITFAGIYYGSMYGGSTTSILVNIPGESSSVVTAMDGYQMARKGRGGAALFIAAIGSFVAGTFGLIMLSLLAPQLAELALKFGPPEYFSIAVFGLIVLCQLNGQGLIKSMVMVAVGLMVGTIGLDIFTGQQRMTFGIGALEQGVDFVPVAMGLFGIAEVLEAAERKLLEHQEVIKVKFRELLPNRSELTRSAGPVARGSLLGFIVGLVPGPAAVISTFISYTLERKLSKTPEEFGKGAPEGVAGPESANNSAAVGAFVPVLSLGIPFAPPTALLLSAMMIHGITPGPLLVTEHPDVFWGVIASMYIGNVMLLALNLPMVSLFVQVLRVPLKFLMPSVLLLCVVGAFAINNSLADLVIMAVAGIAGYALRKLDFPPAPLVLALVIGPMLEDSFRQSLMMSRGDFSVFFASSMSKGLGLLAAAVLILPLLWGIVKKQKNNVFRHGER, encoded by the coding sequence GTGGAAAATTTATTATACGGATTTTCAGTCGCGCTGACGCCGGAAAATTTATTATTCGGCCTCCTCGGCGCGTTCCTTGGTACGTTAGTAGGGGTACTGCCTGGAATTGGCCCCGTCGGTTCAATGGCTCTGCTGTTGGGACTCACCTATAACCTGCCTCCGGTAACGGCTATTATTACTTTTGCCGGTATCTATTATGGCTCGATGTATGGCGGATCGACAACGTCAATATTGGTTAATATCCCAGGCGAGTCCAGCTCAGTAGTGACCGCTATGGATGGATACCAGATGGCGCGCAAGGGGCGCGGCGGTGCTGCTCTTTTCATTGCTGCGATAGGTTCCTTTGTCGCCGGAACTTTCGGATTGATAATGCTTTCCTTGCTAGCGCCGCAGTTGGCTGAGCTAGCGCTCAAATTTGGACCGCCTGAGTATTTTAGCATTGCGGTTTTTGGTTTAATTGTATTATGTCAGTTAAATGGTCAAGGATTGATTAAGTCAATGGTGATGGTGGCCGTTGGCTTGATGGTAGGGACGATAGGGCTTGACATTTTCACTGGTCAGCAACGAATGACATTTGGCATTGGTGCGCTTGAACAGGGAGTTGACTTTGTGCCGGTTGCGATGGGACTGTTCGGAATCGCCGAGGTGCTAGAGGCTGCCGAACGGAAACTTCTGGAACATCAGGAAGTTATCAAGGTTAAGTTCCGTGAACTATTGCCTAATAGGTCAGAGCTTACTCGCTCAGCCGGACCGGTAGCGAGGGGTTCCTTGCTTGGCTTCATCGTCGGTCTGGTCCCCGGGCCTGCGGCAGTTATCTCCACCTTCATTTCCTATACCCTGGAGAGAAAACTCAGCAAAACCCCAGAGGAATTTGGTAAAGGAGCGCCGGAAGGAGTTGCTGGACCTGAGTCGGCCAATAATTCGGCAGCTGTTGGGGCATTTGTACCTGTCTTGTCGCTCGGTATTCCGTTCGCTCCACCGACTGCGCTCTTGTTATCTGCTATGATGATCCACGGCATTACGCCCGGACCGCTGCTGGTGACGGAGCATCCGGATGTATTTTGGGGAGTTATCGCCAGCATGTACATCGGCAATGTAATGCTGCTTGCGCTTAATCTGCCGATGGTTAGTCTCTTTGTTCAGGTACTGCGTGTGCCGCTGAAGTTTTTGATGCCGTCGGTGTTACTCTTATGTGTTGTCGGCGCGTTTGCCATTAATAACTCATTGGCCGATTTAGTCATCATGGCGGTGGCAGGCATTGCAGGCTATGCATTGCGCAAATTGGACTTTCCTCCGGCGCCGCTGGTATTGGCGTTAGTTATCGGTCCAATGCTTGAGGATTCGTTTCGGCAGTCACTGATGATGTCGCGGGGAGATTTCAGCGTATTTTTCGCTAGTTCGATGTCAAAGGGATTAGGCCTATTAGCGGCTGCGGTCTTAATACTGCCGCTTCTATGGGGGATTGTAAAGAAACAAAAAAATAATGTGTTCAGACATGGAGAGCGCTGA
- a CDS encoding tripartite tricarboxylate transporter TctB family protein gives MIMNKTTLGSIGIAIISIVYLWEANRLPVGSTAAPDIGYVPWLIGWISLGLSVLLVLNVWLAERSTEAANTHTVDEGVGPGPWIIAAGILVYPVFLDNLGFIVGTTPLMYVSLLVMGYRRRWAALGIAILMTGIAYYLFSQWLGVQFPTGLFGW, from the coding sequence ATGATAATGAATAAAACAACACTTGGTTCAATCGGGATTGCCATAATATCCATCGTCTACCTGTGGGAGGCTAACCGCCTCCCCGTCGGTTCGACGGCCGCCCCGGATATTGGTTACGTGCCGTGGCTTATTGGCTGGATTTCACTGGGATTGTCTGTGTTATTAGTGCTTAACGTTTGGCTGGCAGAACGTTCAACTGAGGCCGCAAACACCCATACTGTAGACGAAGGAGTAGGTCCTGGTCCATGGATTATCGCAGCCGGCATACTAGTCTATCCGGTTTTTCTGGACAACCTGGGTTTCATTGTTGGCACGACGCCACTAATGTACGTCAGTTTGCTGGTGATGGGATATAGACGACGCTGGGCGGCTTTGGGGATTGCTATATTGATGACCGGTATTGCGTATTATCTGTTTTCGCAGTGGTTAGGGGTTCAGTTCCCGACGGGTTTATTCGGATGGTAA
- a CDS encoding tripartite tricarboxylate transporter substrate binding protein: protein MKKRSIWASLTVLVLAGALVTGCGGKKAADNTAKTNFPTKEISLVSGYAPGGSSDLIDRALAQAMEKNLSKPVIVVNREGANGTVSLAEVAKNKADGYTLVHGVSGHFLTEPLINKGVRYKQEDFEFLMNLTTEPIVLTVSANSPYKTWDDLVKASKEKDIVMRYSTSGMGSLVQLSAAHIFQQGGIKAQPVPFKGGAPAVAAILGGHVEVGTSHPAEVLPHIKAGKLIPIIISSATRFSELPDTPTMKEKGFDVDLGVKKFIMAPKGLPANVKQTLTESIRKAIDDAEFKKKMADLHIMIEVMDAQQLENYINTQKPIIKKLVDELPKAAPKQ, encoded by the coding sequence ATGAAGAAGCGTAGTATATGGGCTTCACTGACGGTATTGGTATTAGCGGGTGCACTAGTGACCGGCTGCGGCGGCAAGAAAGCTGCCGATAATACTGCGAAGACAAATTTCCCAACCAAAGAAATTAGCCTTGTTAGCGGTTACGCACCAGGCGGATCAAGCGACCTGATCGACCGCGCATTAGCGCAGGCAATGGAAAAAAATCTATCAAAACCGGTCATTGTCGTTAATCGCGAAGGGGCAAACGGAACTGTATCATTGGCTGAAGTAGCAAAAAATAAGGCAGACGGATATACGCTGGTACATGGAGTGAGTGGGCATTTCCTGACCGAACCTCTGATTAACAAAGGGGTTCGTTACAAACAGGAAGACTTCGAGTTTCTAATGAATCTGACTACCGAACCAATTGTGCTGACAGTTAGCGCCAATTCTCCATATAAGACTTGGGATGATTTGGTCAAGGCATCCAAAGAGAAGGACATTGTAATGCGTTACAGTACGTCCGGTATGGGAAGCCTCGTTCAACTCAGCGCTGCTCATATCTTCCAGCAGGGCGGTATCAAAGCACAGCCTGTGCCCTTTAAAGGCGGCGCGCCTGCTGTTGCTGCTATCTTAGGCGGACATGTCGAGGTTGGTACATCTCACCCTGCCGAAGTTCTACCACACATCAAGGCAGGAAAACTGATTCCTATTATTATTTCCTCAGCCACCCGTTTTAGTGAACTACCTGACACGCCGACTATGAAGGAAAAAGGATTCGATGTCGACTTAGGAGTTAAAAAATTCATCATGGCTCCAAAAGGTCTTCCGGCTAATGTTAAACAGACTCTGACAGAATCTATCCGCAAAGCAATTGATGATGCTGAATTTAAAAAGAAAATGGCCGATCTGCACATTATGATTGAGGTCATGGATGCTCAGCAACTTGAAAATTATATTAATACACAAAAACCGATAATTAAAAAGCTTGTGGACGAATTGCCGAAGGCAGCGCCGAAACAATAA
- the larA gene encoding nickel-dependent lactate racemase: MNSFTNPYFTPIEAAGFSIDEYAPAEFTSSDKVGRDLIEQALAAPIGSPTLESAVRPRDRVVIVVDDLSRTTPVREILPLVLKRLHEAGTIKENIEILIALGTHRPMSEQEMAERLGAQICRDYAVYNHAWGDPNSLILTGETSSGLPVWLNKRLLSADYIIGIGHIVPHRVAGFSGGGKIIQPGVSGPATTGQTHWMSAYYHASEILGQADNPVRQQIEEVALAAGLRFIVNVVQDRRGRLVGVFAGHPIEAHRVGCRLAESVYGVKVKRRTDIVIAESVPSELDLWQATKALQAASIVVKPGGAIVLLAECPEGISRSHGDLIRQYGFRPLHQVKGLVKDGCINDLNVASYLARVGNVIARTPTWLVSRGISPEEAASIGFRSAVSPSDALAQASVGRGVTLSILWHGGEILPLVENESMEG, from the coding sequence TTGAATAGTTTCACCAATCCCTATTTCACGCCAATCGAAGCAGCTGGGTTTAGCATTGATGAATATGCTCCGGCGGAGTTTACTAGCTCAGACAAAGTGGGCAGAGACCTAATCGAGCAGGCTCTCGCTGCGCCGATCGGATCGCCTACATTAGAAAGCGCGGTTCGGCCAAGGGATCGAGTCGTTATCGTCGTAGACGATCTATCGCGGACCACTCCGGTACGCGAGATTCTGCCCTTGGTTTTGAAACGTTTGCACGAGGCCGGAACCATAAAGGAAAATATCGAAATTCTTATTGCTTTAGGGACGCATCGTCCGATGAGCGAGCAAGAGATGGCTGAACGCCTCGGGGCTCAGATCTGCCGTGATTATGCTGTCTATAATCATGCGTGGGGGGATCCAAATAGTTTGATACTGACAGGAGAAACTTCATCAGGTCTTCCTGTTTGGTTGAACAAACGATTGCTTAGCGCAGATTACATTATTGGTATCGGGCATATCGTGCCACATCGAGTGGCGGGTTTCAGTGGTGGTGGGAAGATTATCCAACCAGGGGTCAGTGGCCCGGCGACAACAGGACAGACTCATTGGATGAGCGCCTATTATCATGCATCCGAAATCCTCGGTCAGGCTGATAATCCTGTACGGCAGCAGATTGAGGAAGTGGCGCTAGCAGCTGGCTTACGGTTTATTGTTAATGTTGTGCAGGATCGGCGCGGTCGTTTAGTTGGCGTGTTCGCCGGCCATCCGATAGAGGCCCACCGTGTAGGCTGCCGTCTAGCAGAGTCAGTCTATGGAGTGAAAGTTAAACGGCGGACTGACATCGTCATCGCTGAGTCAGTCCCGTCGGAGTTGGATCTATGGCAGGCAACAAAGGCGCTGCAAGCGGCGTCGATTGTGGTTAAGCCAGGCGGTGCCATCGTTCTCTTAGCAGAGTGCCCGGAGGGGATATCCCGCTCGCATGGTGATTTAATCCGGCAATACGGCTTTCGTCCACTACACCAAGTAAAGGGACTAGTCAAGGACGGCTGCATCAATGACCTGAATGTAGCCTCCTATCTGGCGAGGGTAGGAAATGTGATAGCTAGGACACCTACTTGGCTAGTCAGCCGGGGAATTAGTCCAGAGGAAGCGGCAAGTATTGGCTTTCGCTCAGCAGTATCACCTAGCGACGCTCTGGCACAGGCCTCTGTCGGCCGCGGCGTTACTTTGTCAATTCTGTGGCATGGCGGCGAGATTTTGCCTTTGGTAGAGAATGAAAGTATGGAGGGGTAA